In Vicia villosa cultivar HV-30 ecotype Madison, WI unplaced genomic scaffold, Vvil1.0 ctg.001627F_1_1, whole genome shotgun sequence, the following proteins share a genomic window:
- the LOC131636079 gene encoding DNA-directed RNA polymerases II, IV and V subunit 8B-like: MVESLFEDIFRVEKLNPDDKKLFEKVNRIEARSERFDMFMHLDINSELYPLKEGQKFFLKVVSTLNPDGTPDTGYYNPGNRQSLADTFEYVMYGKLYRVTESTGREKAELLISFGGLLMMMKGDHSHFNKFELDQRLYLLIRKV, translated from the exons ATGGTTGAATCGCTCTTTGAAGATATTTTTAGAGTTGAGAAATTGAATCCAGATGACAAAAAATTGTTCGAAAAAG TTAATCGCATTGAAGCAAGAAGTGAAAGGTTTGATATGTTTATGCACTTAGACATCAATTCTGAGCTGTATCCGTTGAAAGAGGGACAGAAGTTTTTTCTCAAGGTTGTTTCAACACTCAACCCTGATGGTACCCCTGATACTGGCTACTATAATCCG GGAAATCGCCAATCTTTGGCTGATACCTTTGAATATGTCATGTATGGAAAGCTCTACAGAGTAACCGAGAGCACTGGGCGTGAAAAAGC AGAGTTACTTATTTCATTTGGTGGGCTTCTGATGATGATGAAGGGAGATCACTCTCATTTCAACAAGTTTGAGCTTGATCAAAGGTTGTATCTTCTGATTAGGAAAGTCTGA